One stretch of Mangifera indica cultivar Alphonso chromosome 9, CATAS_Mindica_2.1, whole genome shotgun sequence DNA includes these proteins:
- the LOC123224953 gene encoding ras-related protein Rab11C-like codes for MANRVDHEYDYLFKIVLIGDSGVGKSNILSRFTRNEFCLESKSTIGVEFATRTLQIEGKTVKAQIWDTAGQERYRAITSAYYRGAVGALLVYDITKRQTFDNVQRWLRELRDHADSNIVIMMAGNKSDLNHLRAVREEDGHSLAEKEGLSFLETSALEATNVEKAFQTILTEIYHIVSKKALAAQQAAASTAIPGQGTTINVADSGTGKKGCCSA; via the exons ATGGCAAATAGAGTTGATCACGAGTACGATTATTTGTTCAAGATCGTGTTGATCGGAGACTCTGGTGTGGGGAAATCAAATATTCTTTCAAGGTTTACAAGGAATGAATTTTGCTTGGAATCTAAATCTACTATCGGCGTTGAGTTTGCTACCAGAACTCTTCAG ATAGAAGGGAAGACAGTTAAGGCACAGATTTGGGACACAGCAGGTCAGGAGCGGTATCGAGCGATCACCAGTGCTTACTACAGAGGAGCTGTTGGTGCCCTCCTTGTGTATGACATAACCAAGAGGCAAACTTTTGACAATGTCCAGAGGTGGCTCCGTGAATTAAGAGATCATGCTGATTCTAACATTGTGATAATGATGGCTGGGAATAAGTCTGACTTAAATCATCTTAGAGCTGTTCGAGAGGAGGATGGTCATTCCTTGGCTGAGAAGGAAGGTCTCTCATTCCTTGAGACATCTGCACTGGAAGCGACCAATGTTGAGAAGGCGTTTCAGACAATTTTGACAGAGATTTACCATATTGTAAGCAAAAAAGCATTGGCAGCCCAGCAGGCAGCTGCTTCTACTGCTATTCCCGGTCAAGGAACCACTATTAATGTTGCTGATTCAGGGACTGGGAAAAAAGGTTGCTGTTCTGCTTAA
- the LOC123224956 gene encoding elongin-C-like, whose product MRKEDTVKLISAEGFEFVIDKEAAMVSQTIRNMLTSPGSFAETQDGKVTFPEISTTILEKICQYFYWHLQYARGKETDFHIEPEITLELMMAANYLHT is encoded by the exons atgaggaaggAAGACACAGTGAAGCTGATCAGCGCGGAAGGCTTCGAGTTCGTGATCGACAAGGAAGCTGCCATGGTTTCCCAGACCATCCGCAACATGCTCACCTCTCCAG GGAGTTTTGCTGAAACACAGGATGGAAAAGTGACATTCCCTGAGATAAGTACAACCATTTTGGAGAAGATCTGCCAATATTTTTATTGGCATCTTCAGTATGCCAG GGGTAAGGAAACTGATTTTCACATTGAGCCTGAAATAACTCTAGAGCTGATGATGGCTGCTAACTATCTCCATACTTGA
- the LOC123224952 gene encoding protein THYLAKOID ASSEMBLY 8-like, chloroplastic: MAIRALSRSKIPIFASIFLQSLTKEPLKEASILALKSKTQLEELNLQKPISGFRLYHDGRPRGPLWRGKKLIGKEALFVILGLKRFKDDEEKLQKFIKTHVLRLLKMDMVAVLTELERQHETVLAVKTFEVIRKQDWYRPDVYLYKDMIIALARCRKMEEAMKLWESMRKEDLFPDSQTYTEVIRGFLSDGSPADAMNIYEDMIKSPDPPEELPFRILLKGLLPHPLLRNKVKKDFEELFPEKHAYDPPEEIFGKL, translated from the exons ATGGCGATTCGTGCGCTTTCAAGATCAAAAATCCCAATTTTTGCTTCAATCTTTCTTCAAAGCCTCACTAAAGAACCGCTCAAAGAGGCTTCAATTTTAGctttaaaatctaaaactcaGCTTGAGGAGTTAAATTTACAGAAACCCATATCAGGGTTTAGGCTGTACCATGATGGGAGGCCAAGAGGACCACTTTGGAGAGGAAAGAAATTGATTGGAAAAGAAGCACTTTTCGTCATTCTGGGATTGAAGAGGTTTAAGGATGATGAAGAGAAGCTTCAAAAGTTCATTAAAACTCATGTTTTAAGGCTCCTGAAAATGGACATGGTAGCTGTTCTTACCGAACTTGAGCGCCAACACGAGACTGTTTTAGCGGTTAAG ACGTTCGAGGTGATAAGAAAGCAAGACTGGTATAGGCCTGATGTGTATCTCTACAAGGACATGATAATTGCATTAGCCAGGTGCAGAAAAATGGAGGAAGCAATGAAACTGTGGGAAAGTATGAGAAAGGAGGATTTATTTCCTGATTCTCAAACATACACAGAAGTGATTAGGGGATTCTTGAGTGATGGTTCTCCTGCTGATGCAATGAACATATATGAAGACATGATAAAGTCTCCGGACCCGCCAGAGGAGCTGCCGTTCAGGATTTTGTTAAAAGGCCTTCTGCCACATCCTCTCTTGAGGAACAAAGTCAAGAAAGACTTCGAGGAGCTTTTTCCTGAAAAACATGCTTATGATCCTCCAGAAGAGATTTTTGGCAAATTATGA
- the LOC123224955 gene encoding uncharacterized protein LOC123224955 translates to MEGKRQAGSSSYFTADLFGTKESPPPSSSGIFASILSPPSMVVGRNASNSELMGSWQKQHQGNKDWISTKKGTAAQSTGGATCNILNKNKSSIVQEGIPEPCHLSSSLYYGGQDNYSNLPSSHAAGSYPAHKKGGEEDDPNGNSHGASRGNWWQGSLYY, encoded by the exons ATGGAGGGTAAAAGGCAAGCGGGTTCCTCTTCTTATTTCACTGCTGATCTTTTTGGCACCAAGGAGTCACCACCACCATCCTCCTCAGGGATTTTTGCTTCTATTCTGTCACCTCCGTCTATG GTGGTAGGGAGGAATGCCTCAAATTCTGAGCTTATGGGATCTTGGCAAAAACAGCACCAAGGGAACAAAGACTGGATTAGCACCAAAAAAGGAACTGCAG CTCAAAGTACCGGGGGTGCAACCTGTAACATactcaacaaaaacaaaagtagTATTGTGCAGGAAGGAATACCAGAACCATGTCATCTAAGTTCATCTCTTTATTACGGTGGACAAGACAACTACTCCAATTTGCCAAGCAGTCATGCTGCTGGATCATACCCTGCA CATAAGAAAGGAGGGGAAGAAGATGATCCAAATGGCAACTCACACGGGGCTTCTAGAGGAAATTGGTGGCAAG GTTCACTCTATTATTAG
- the LOC123224951 gene encoding uncharacterized protein LOC123224951 has protein sequence MSFFCTSMAKDQVSVFSLRFLCCIIFVLSAFSFISYLYWCHCSGPCYSQGQIKAFKQNETINLLLFSSAWNHLSFPPKPSKKLLKIALFVKKWPHRSQAGGLERHALTLHLALAKRGHELHIFTASCFNCSFPTYPITNLYFHLSKPTAAGYLDQASIWKQFQMQNTTVKPFDVVHTESVGLMYTRARNLTNLVVSWHGIAYETVHSDIIQELLRNPEEPRAYALTERVDKVVEEVKFFPSYAYHVATSDHCGDVLKRIYMIPEERVHVILNGVDEEVFKPDAAMGKDFKLKFGVPENRPLVLGMAGRLVKDKGHPLMFEALKQILMENDNFRKSIVILVAGDGPWGARYRDLGTNIIVLGPLEQAQLARFYNAIDIFVNPTLRAQGLDHTLLEVMLCGKPVMVTRLASIVGSVIAGTDVGYTFSPNVDALKKSLYRVWGDGREVLKEKGFVARERGLQLFTATKMAAAYERLFLCISNDESKGENNCDYQPPFN, from the coding sequence ATGTCATTTTTTTGCACTTCCATGGCAAAGGATCAGGTTTCTGTCTTCAGTCTTCGTTTTTTATGCTGCATCATTTTTGTTCTATCtgcattttcattcatctcttacCTCTATTGGTGTCATTGCTCTGGTCCATGCTATAGCCAAGGACAAATTAAAGCCTTTAAGCAAAATGAAACCATTAATTTACTTCTTTTCTCCTCTGCTTGGAACCATCTTTCTTTTCCCCCAAAGCCATCAAAAAAGCTTCTTAAAATTGCACTTTTTGTTAAGAAATGGCCACATAGATCTCAAGCTGGTGGGCTTGAAAGGCATGCCTTGACTCTCCATCTTGCCCTTGCCAAAAGAGGCCATGAACTCCATATTTTTACCGCTTCTTGTTTTAACTGCTCTTTCCCCACATACCCTATAACAAATCTCTACTTTCACCTCTCTAAACCGACTGCTGCTGGTTATCTTGATCAAGCATCAATTTGGAAGCAATTTCAGATGCAGAACACAACAGTGAAACCCTTTGATGTGGTCCACACTGAAAGCGTTGGACTTATGTATACTCGAGCTCGAAATCTAACTAATCTAGTTGTTAGCTGGCATGGAATTGCATATGAAACAGTTCATTCTGACATCATTCAAGAACTTTTGCGTAATCCTGAAGAGCCACGGGCATATGCTTTAACTGAAAGAGTTGATAAAGTTGTTGAAGAAGTTAAGTTCTTCCCAAGCTATGCTTATCATGTTGCTACTAGTGATCATTGTGGAGATGTCTTGAAAAGGATATATATGATCCCAGAAGAGCGAGTTCATGTCATTCTCAATGGGGTGGATGAAGAGGTTTTCAAACCAGATGCTGCCATGGGGAAGGATTTTAAGCTGAAATTCGGTGTTCCTGAAAATAGACCATTGGTTTTGGGAATGGCAGGGAGGTTGGTGAAGGATAAAGGACACCCCTTAATGTTTGAAGCCCTGAAGCAAATTCTCatggaaaatgataattttcgtAAAAGCATTGTTATTCTTGTTGCTGGAGATGGTCCTTGGGGTGCTAGATACAGAGATCTTGGGACAAACATAATAGTTTTGGGGCCATTAGAGCAAGCTCAGTTGGCAAGGTTCTATAATGCAATCGATATTTTTGTGAATCCAACTCTCAGAGCTCAAGGATTGGATCATACATTATTGGAAGTGATGCTCTGTGGAAAGCCTGTAATGGTTACAAGGCTTGCCAGCATTGTGGGGTCTGTAATTGCTGGCACAGATGTGGGTTATACATTCTCACCAAATGTGGATGCTTTAAAGAAGTCTCTCTATAGGGTCTGGGGCGATGGCAGAGAAGTTTTGAAGGAAAAAGGTTTTGTTGCAAGGGAGAGAGGATTGCAATTGTTCACTGCCACCAAAATGGCTGCTGCTTATGAGAGGCTATTCCTTTGCATATCAAATGATGAGAGCAAAGGTGAAAACAATTGTGATTACCAACCTCCATTCAATTAA
- the LOC123224954 gene encoding uncharacterized protein LOC123224954 yields the protein MCNLTPYRKPTTTTIHVMALDGIIHVNSLFTLGLFLGLSLYPDPSTTLVSVSCSPPPAVFENLVAFHVYSFSSFLFSSLIASALKQAIKFTNGGAERDLLGIGLTMAEVNLMLLRIGILLSGVGSVSGCGCLTMALVNLVQVKLGVLDCKSFHTLAAICPLVTLVPVALVIYVCLVFYAFVR from the coding sequence ATGTGCAACTTAACACCATACAGAAAGccaaccaccaccaccattcACGTTATGGCACTGGACGGCATCATTCACGTTAACTCCTTGTTCACTTTGGGACTCTTCCTCGGTCTGTCCTTGTATCCTGATCCCTCCACCACTCTTGTCTCTGTTTCATGCTCTCCACCACCCGCCGTCTTCGAGAATTTAGTTGCATTCCACGTCTACTCCTTCAGTTCTTTTCTCTTCTCAAGTCTTATAGCCTCTGCTTTAAAACAAGCTATCAAGTTTACCAACGGTGGTGCAGAAAGGGACTTACTTGGTATTGGTTTGACAATGGCTGAAGTCAACTTAATGTTGTTGAGGATCGGGATTCTTCTTTCGGGTGTTGGTTCGGTTTCTGGGTGTGGGTGCTTGACGATGGCTTTGGTGAATTTGGTTCAGGTTAAGTTGGGGGTCTTGGATTGCAAGAGTTTTCATACTTTGGCTGCTATATGTCCTCTTGTGACTTTGGTCCCTGTGGCACTTGTTATTTATGTGTGTTTagtgttttatgcttttgttcGCTAA
- the LOC123226539 gene encoding glutathione S-transferase U7-like, giving the protein MAEEVKLYGTWVSPFSRSVELALKLKGIPYEYIEEDLHNKSPDLIKCNPIHQKVPVLVHNGKPIVESLVIIEYIDETWKNNPILPQDPYQRAMARFWAKFIEEKILPLAMKATNSEEEKEKVGVEIFQLMKILEGELNEKDFFGSENIGYLDIVAAIIAVWFRVTQEFLGVKIVSEEKFPVLF; this is encoded by the exons ATGGCGGAAGAAGTGAAGCTGTACGGCACATGGGTAAGCCCTTTCAGCCGCAGCGTTGAACTCGCATTGAAGCTGAAAGGCATTCCGTATGAGTACATTGAAGAAGACCTGCACAACAAGAGTCCTGATCTTATAAAATGCAACCCAATTCATCAGAAAGTCCCTGTGCTTGTTCACAATGGAAAACCCATCGTTGAGTCACTAGTCATTATTGAGTACATCGATGAGACATGGAAGAACAACCCCATTTTGCCTCAAGATCCTTATCAAAGAGCCATGGCTCGCTTCTGGGCTAAGTTCATTGAAGAAAAG ATCTTGCCTTTGGCAATGAAGGCTACTAATTCTGaagaggagaaagagaaagtGGGGGTAGAAATATTTCAGCTGATGAAAATCCTGGAGGGTGAACTCAATGAGAAGGATTTCTTTGGAAGTGAAAATATTGGATATTTGGACATTGTGGCAGCCATTATAGCAGTTTGGTTCCGCGTGACCCAAGAATTTCTTGGAGTAAAAATAGTGAGTGAAGAGAAGTTTCCAGTCCTATTCTAA